A portion of the Pseudomonas koreensis genome contains these proteins:
- a CDS encoding Imm50 family immunity protein, translated as MKNWNEIEGSKFFNMVFSRHIPISEIKLFALNIDNNLSTLTLAFDIRETPDTPPKKWDLIGYNACRIGITCSEVRGLTTSNIPTQETLNLSIQLIGDRYSVSATSMSSELKFTTSSLRLREPSVYLTETPF; from the coding sequence ATGAAAAACTGGAACGAAATAGAGGGCAGCAAATTTTTCAATATGGTATTCAGCAGACATATACCTATCTCAGAGATTAAGCTATTCGCCCTGAACATAGACAATAACCTTTCAACACTGACCTTGGCTTTTGACATCAGGGAGACACCAGACACTCCTCCAAAGAAATGGGATCTCATAGGATACAATGCTTGCCGGATCGGAATAACGTGCAGTGAAGTTCGAGGCTTGACAACATCAAACATTCCAACGCAAGAAACATTAAACCTATCCATCCAACTCATTGGGGATCGGTACTCTGTTTCCGCCACATCCATGTCGTCAGAGTTAAAATTCACTACATCATCATTAAGATTGAGAGAGCCAAGTGTGTACTTAACAGAAACACCTTTCTAG
- a CDS encoding DUF6896 domain-containing protein, whose product MIKGFLSKVEEGTTLLQKKFGTRNILRLWRSGQIERCGEIIDGVVYELHGVSCAIHFPTELVDFDYGPNNSIDGFDVWRLYMYAADRPEEYKKYTDINFLESEFKSYIDSGRIKKISPSDDLYELIAPPENL is encoded by the coding sequence TTGATCAAAGGCTTCCTCAGTAAAGTCGAAGAAGGAACAACGCTGCTGCAGAAAAAATTTGGTACACGAAACATTCTTAGGCTCTGGCGAAGTGGCCAAATAGAGCGTTGCGGAGAAATTATTGATGGCGTGGTGTATGAGTTGCATGGCGTAAGCTGTGCTATCCATTTCCCCACAGAGTTAGTAGATTTCGATTACGGACCAAACAACAGTATCGACGGCTTTGACGTGTGGCGTCTTTATATGTACGCCGCCGACAGGCCTGAAGAGTACAAAAAATACACTGACATCAATTTTCTTGAGAGCGAGTTCAAGTCTTATATAGACTCAGGCAGAATCAAAAAAATATCGCCCTCCGATGACCTCTATGAATTAATCGCCCCCCCGGAAAACCTCTGA
- a CDS encoding YMGG-like glycine zipper-containing protein gives MRLSLSALFFGLVVAQGAMAAGDGTAAVGGGLGGALGNVVGGQLGGSTGAAVGAGVGGAAGSAVGANKRNRTEAAIGGGLGAAGGSVVGNSLGGSTGSAIGAGLGGAAGGAVGNNLGGDDDGHHSGGHKHKNKHKNKHR, from the coding sequence ATGCGATTGTCATTATCTGCACTGTTTTTTGGCTTGGTCGTGGCGCAGGGCGCGATGGCCGCCGGAGACGGCACCGCTGCGGTAGGTGGCGGTCTTGGCGGTGCGCTGGGTAATGTGGTTGGCGGACAACTCGGCGGCAGCACGGGCGCGGCGGTTGGTGCCGGTGTAGGCGGCGCGGCCGGCAGCGCCGTCGGCGCGAACAAACGCAACCGCACCGAAGCCGCAATTGGTGGCGGTCTTGGCGCAGCCGGTGGTTCGGTCGTCGGCAACAGCCTCGGCGGCTCCACCGGCTCCGCCATCGGCGCGGGCCTGGGCGGCGCAGCAGGCGGCGCGGTAGGTAACAATCTTGGTGGCGACGACGATGGACATCATTCCGGCGGCCACAAGCACAAGAACAAACACAAAAATAAACATCGCTGA
- a CDS encoding magnesium and cobalt transport protein CorA, producing MGRVVAAAVYSEGKKVTNITLDEGAAWAAKPGHFVWIGLEEPDAQELSNLQRQFNLHELAIEDALEKHSRPKLETFGDALFIVTYSPVREHGVLQFIETHIFAGKGYIITARNGHSASYAQVRQRCEARPLLLEHGEDFVLYALLDFVIENYQPVGEAIHAEIDELERNVLCSALNERDIQKLHGLRRDVVRLRRYAAPMVEIGEELQKLSFPFIDKNMRPYFRDVQIHVTRQMEDLSTLADIASQTIEIGVLLEASRQSVVQRKFAAWAAILAFPTAVAGIYGMNFQNMPELTWHYGYFAVLGFIAVGCVSLWASFKRSGWL from the coding sequence ATGGGTCGAGTTGTTGCTGCTGCGGTGTACAGCGAAGGCAAGAAAGTTACCAATATCACGCTTGATGAAGGCGCGGCCTGGGCGGCCAAGCCGGGCCACTTCGTCTGGATCGGTCTGGAAGAACCGGACGCACAGGAATTATCCAACCTGCAACGCCAGTTCAATCTGCATGAGCTGGCCATCGAAGATGCGCTGGAAAAACATAGCCGGCCGAAACTGGAAACCTTTGGTGACGCTCTGTTTATCGTCACTTACTCGCCCGTTCGCGAACACGGCGTTTTGCAATTCATCGAGACGCATATCTTCGCCGGCAAGGGCTACATCATTACCGCGCGCAACGGCCACTCGGCGTCCTACGCCCAGGTGCGACAACGCTGTGAGGCGCGTCCATTGTTGCTGGAGCATGGCGAGGATTTCGTCCTGTATGCGCTGCTCGATTTCGTCATCGAGAACTATCAGCCGGTAGGCGAAGCGATCCACGCCGAGATCGATGAGCTGGAGCGCAACGTGCTGTGCAGCGCCCTCAACGAGCGCGACATTCAGAAGCTCCACGGTTTGCGCCGTGACGTGGTGCGCTTGCGTCGATACGCGGCACCGATGGTGGAAATCGGCGAAGAGCTGCAAAAACTCAGTTTCCCGTTCATCGACAAGAACATGCGCCCGTACTTTCGCGATGTGCAAATTCACGTAACGCGGCAGATGGAAGACCTCAGCACGCTGGCGGATATTGCCAGCCAGACCATCGAGATTGGTGTGTTGCTCGAGGCCTCGCGGCAGAGCGTGGTGCAGCGCAAGTTCGCAGCGTGGGCAGCGATTCTGGCCTTCCCTACGGCCGTGGCCGGGATTTACGGGATGAACTTCCAGAACATGCCGGAATTGACTTGGCATTACGGTTATTTTGCGGTGCTGGGGTTTATTGCGGTGGGGTGTGTGAGTTTGTGGGCGAGTTTCAAGCGGTCGGGGTGGTTGTAG
- a CDS encoding crotonase/enoyl-CoA hydratase family protein, whose product MSELIAYHLEDGIATLTLNNGKVNAISPDVIAAFNAALDQAVADRAVVIITGQPGILSGGYDLKVMTAGPKEAVALVTAGSTLARRLLSHPFPVIVACPGHAVAKGAFLLLSADYRIGVDGPFSIGLNEVQIGMTMHHAGIELARDRLRRSAFHRSVINGEMFDPQSAVDAGFLDKVVTAEELQGAALAAARQLKKINMLAHKNTKLKVRKQLLETLDDAILQDQQHLG is encoded by the coding sequence ATGAGCGAGTTGATTGCCTACCACCTCGAAGACGGTATCGCGACCCTGACCCTGAACAATGGCAAGGTCAACGCGATTTCTCCGGATGTGATTGCGGCGTTTAACGCGGCGCTGGATCAGGCGGTGGCGGATCGCGCCGTGGTGATCATTACCGGGCAGCCGGGGATTCTCTCGGGCGGTTATGACCTGAAGGTGATGACGGCCGGTCCGAAAGAGGCCGTTGCGTTGGTGACAGCAGGTTCGACGCTCGCCCGTCGCCTGCTCTCTCACCCGTTTCCGGTGATCGTTGCCTGTCCGGGACACGCCGTGGCCAAGGGCGCTTTCCTGCTGTTGTCCGCCGATTACCGCATTGGTGTCGATGGCCCGTTCAGCATCGGTCTGAACGAAGTGCAGATCGGCATGACCATGCACCACGCCGGCATTGAGCTGGCACGCGATCGCTTGCGGCGTTCGGCTTTCCATCGCTCGGTAATCAATGGCGAGATGTTCGATCCGCAAAGTGCCGTTGATGCTGGCTTCCTCGACAAAGTCGTGACTGCGGAAGAATTGCAGGGCGCCGCCCTGGCTGCCGCGCGTCAGTTGAAGAAGATCAATATGCTCGCGCACAAGAACACCAAGCTCAAAGTGCGCAAGCAACTGCTGGAAACCCTCGACGATGCGATCCTGCAGGATCAGCAGCATCTGGGCTGA
- a CDS encoding RHS repeat-associated core domain-containing protein: MFQPDRLLALNNSIGLLVVAALNPQQPDFEALIDEFRLCLNTYETWAEQFWSGTALGIEQVFKVGNDVQLSAPITSRAPVSSSVVMCSASGPLTLVHMFEAARFVPIGDTPVTLEPLLSEVDGVQTYGEPLRYTIGPSGILEVTDCMRGQRYRVTLFPDASTAHVRALYASYEGVIAGLENWLRVEWKGFQPQWTEFSSGGFLDRYGQLQRADWRGLEKALNGVWDDIQQLFALLADLQEHSAKLLEYLSEVELEALLAASNEAIANALLMLSDEPLLFIHLAAFTSWLKMLPPQYLAEVVAEVRTELLISFLLMRVAGGAGVSLRLSSKVLARIKSPRAREWLVASALRLAELTSTPELKQHASTLKPLMIHARNVQLKPTPSIPLNIRQADAVVLNVPNPATLAREKSQGMARLERHEPHDDVPDQAKNPNGDAADCVPNTCTNGCPVSMVTGEELLTLTDAVLDGVLPFEFTRLYRSSAVEIDIGLGFGWSHTLAHRLAFDGDSVIWIDHENRRTRFPLPNVARPAIHNSLSRAAIFLGDEPEELILAMAGDSARFYHFRAGRLTAISDVYGNRLTLHRDRSDRIQRLDNGAGRSLLLRYDRAQLVAVDYQVFVQGEWTTEQNLATYRFDARQRLLTATNAAGDSERYDYDDHHVILQRQLTGGASFFWEWQREGKAARCVRHWASFSQMNTRYVWNDDDASVTVHYVDGTEEVYVHDERARLVRQVAADGGEQLKAYDEQGRLIAEQDALGAVTEYRYDEVGRLIALIPPDEAPTSYEYRNGFLHKRCRGDAVWIYRRNAEGAVTEAVDPDGQVTHYYYNLRGQLLSLRYPDSSRHRWVWNELGQLIEETLPDGGVRRFSYDALGRRITTQDEFGVVSRQQWDAAGRLILTTSPTGSTRAYSYGAYGQITAERDELGRITRYEYDDDLHLVSRRINPDGTRVQYRYDHARLLLTEIENESGEKYRLDYTPTGLIRQETGFDGRRTAYVYDLNGHLLEKTEFGDFGPSLVTHYQRDKAGRLLVKILPDGIKVRYDYDRLGRLVAVDDGQNHPLAFEYDRQDRLITEHQGWGTLRYAYDACGQLKRLRLPDNSKLDYHYAKGGALSAIDLNGTPLTRHVYQSGREQQRQQGLLLSEYAYDDQGRLLAHAVGHRHASLYRRDYAYSANGNLEHIADSRHGQRTYGYDALDRLIRVRHSRDELPESFAHDPAGNLLMQDRPGPAQIKGNRLLMQGDRHYDYDAFGNLIRERRGHGQTLVTEYRYDCQHRLIGLTRPDGQTASYQYDAFGRRIRKTVGDAVTEFFWQGEHLVAESSATQYRSFLYEPGTFRPLAMLDGKGPKKACPFYYQLDHLGTPQELTDYSGEIVWSAQYDAYGKVAAVTLAGEDYLDQPLRFQGQYFDVESGLHYNRHRYYDPRLGRYLTPDPVKLAGGLNQYQYVPNPTGWVDPLGLTSNCPPKGRKTTDCPKPNEVEPPLVSRRGAFRKAKLDSGIPKGQQPDIQVDEVSGKQKQFTYANMTDRKGNNILDSRGIPIITREYKYTREDGFILILQDHSAGHKYGDINNRGDQGPHINVRPADDRRNGKVKNTSDHYPFRRSR; this comes from the coding sequence ATGTTTCAACCCGATCGGCTCCTGGCCCTGAACAACAGCATCGGATTGCTGGTGGTGGCCGCCCTGAATCCCCAGCAGCCAGATTTCGAAGCGCTGATCGATGAGTTCCGCCTGTGTCTGAACACCTACGAGACCTGGGCCGAGCAGTTCTGGAGCGGGACGGCGCTGGGCATCGAACAGGTGTTCAAGGTTGGTAACGACGTACAACTGAGCGCGCCGATCACCTCGCGCGCACCTGTCAGCTCATCGGTAGTCATGTGTTCGGCCAGCGGCCCGTTGACCTTGGTGCACATGTTTGAAGCGGCGCGCTTCGTGCCGATCGGCGACACCCCGGTAACCCTCGAACCGCTGCTCAGCGAAGTCGACGGCGTGCAGACCTACGGCGAGCCACTGCGCTACACCATCGGCCCGAGCGGGATCCTTGAGGTGACCGATTGCATGCGCGGCCAGCGCTATCGCGTCACCTTGTTTCCCGATGCTTCCACTGCCCACGTGCGCGCGCTGTATGCCTCTTATGAAGGTGTCATCGCCGGTCTGGAAAACTGGCTGCGCGTTGAATGGAAGGGCTTCCAGCCGCAGTGGACGGAGTTTTCCAGCGGCGGTTTTCTTGATCGTTACGGGCAGTTGCAACGGGCCGATTGGCGCGGTCTGGAAAAAGCTTTGAATGGCGTCTGGGATGACATCCAACAGCTGTTCGCCCTCCTCGCTGATCTGCAGGAGCACAGCGCAAAGCTCCTGGAATACCTGAGCGAAGTCGAACTTGAGGCGCTGCTTGCCGCTTCAAATGAAGCGATTGCCAACGCCTTGCTGATGCTCAGCGACGAGCCGTTGCTGTTCATTCATCTGGCGGCGTTCACCAGTTGGCTGAAGATGCTGCCGCCGCAATACCTCGCCGAAGTGGTAGCCGAAGTCCGTACCGAGTTGCTGATCAGTTTCCTGTTGATGCGCGTGGCGGGCGGTGCCGGCGTATCGCTGCGTCTGAGCAGCAAGGTCTTGGCCAGGATCAAGTCGCCACGGGCGCGGGAATGGCTGGTCGCTTCAGCCTTGCGTCTTGCTGAGCTGACTTCGACGCCGGAACTCAAGCAGCACGCGAGCACGCTAAAGCCGCTGATGATTCACGCCCGGAATGTTCAGCTGAAGCCGACGCCGTCGATTCCGCTGAACATTCGCCAGGCCGACGCGGTGGTGCTCAACGTGCCGAATCCGGCAACCCTCGCGCGGGAAAAATCCCAAGGCATGGCGCGCCTTGAGCGCCATGAGCCCCACGACGATGTCCCCGACCAGGCGAAAAACCCCAACGGCGATGCTGCCGATTGCGTGCCCAACACCTGCACCAACGGCTGTCCGGTGTCGATGGTCACCGGCGAAGAACTCCTGACCCTGACCGACGCGGTGCTCGACGGTGTGCTGCCCTTCGAGTTCACTCGTTTGTACCGCAGCAGCGCCGTCGAGATCGACATCGGCCTGGGTTTCGGCTGGAGCCATACCCTCGCCCATCGCCTGGCTTTCGACGGCGACAGCGTGATCTGGATCGACCACGAGAACCGCCGCACCCGTTTTCCCTTGCCCAATGTCGCGCGTCCGGCGATTCACAACAGCCTGTCGCGGGCGGCGATTTTTCTCGGTGATGAACCGGAAGAACTGATCCTCGCCATGGCCGGCGACAGCGCACGGTTCTATCACTTTCGCGCCGGCCGGCTGACGGCGATCAGCGATGTCTACGGCAATCGTCTGACCCTACACCGTGATCGCTCCGACCGCATTCAGCGTCTGGACAACGGCGCCGGCCGCTCGCTGCTGTTGCGTTATGACCGGGCGCAACTGGTGGCGGTTGATTATCAGGTCTTCGTGCAGGGTGAGTGGACCACCGAGCAAAACCTCGCCACCTACCGCTTCGATGCCCGCCAACGCCTGCTGACCGCGACCAACGCGGCGGGCGACAGCGAGCGCTACGACTACGACGACCACCACGTCATTCTCCAGCGCCAGCTCACCGGCGGCGCGAGCTTTTTCTGGGAGTGGCAACGCGAGGGCAAGGCGGCGCGTTGCGTGCGCCATTGGGCCTCGTTCTCGCAGATGAACACCCGCTACGTCTGGAACGATGACGACGCCAGCGTGACCGTGCATTACGTCGACGGCACCGAAGAAGTCTACGTCCACGACGAGCGCGCGCGGCTGGTGCGTCAGGTCGCGGCCGATGGCGGTGAGCAGCTCAAGGCCTATGACGAGCAGGGCCGCTTGATCGCCGAGCAGGATGCTCTGGGCGCGGTCACCGAATACCGCTACGACGAGGTCGGACGGCTGATCGCGCTGATTCCGCCGGACGAGGCGCCAACGTCCTACGAGTACCGCAACGGTTTTCTCCACAAGCGCTGCCGCGGTGATGCGGTGTGGATCTATCGGCGCAACGCCGAAGGCGCCGTCACCGAAGCGGTTGATCCTGACGGTCAGGTCACCCATTACTACTACAACCTGCGCGGTCAGTTGCTGTCGTTGCGTTACCCGGACAGCAGCCGCCATCGCTGGGTGTGGAACGAACTCGGTCAGCTCATCGAAGAAACTCTGCCCGACGGTGGCGTGCGGCGCTTTTCCTACGATGCGCTGGGCCGGCGGATTACCACCCAGGACGAATTTGGTGTCGTCAGCCGTCAGCAGTGGGACGCGGCCGGCCGACTGATCCTGACGACTTCTCCTACGGGAAGCACGCGCGCCTACAGCTACGGCGCCTACGGCCAGATCACCGCCGAACGCGATGAACTGGGGCGTATCACCCGCTATGAATATGACGACGACCTGCACCTGGTCTCGCGGCGGATCAACCCCGACGGCACCCGCGTGCAGTACCGCTATGACCATGCGCGGTTGCTGCTCACCGAGATTGAAAACGAGTCCGGAGAAAAGTACCGACTGGATTACACGCCGACCGGATTGATCCGACAGGAAACCGGGTTTGATGGACGTCGCACTGCGTACGTTTACGACCTCAATGGCCATCTGCTGGAAAAAACCGAGTTTGGTGATTTCGGCCCCAGTCTGGTCACCCACTACCAGCGCGACAAGGCCGGGCGTCTGCTCGTCAAAATCCTGCCCGACGGGATCAAGGTGCGTTATGACTACGACCGCCTCGGCCGCTTGGTTGCCGTCGATGACGGGCAAAATCATCCGCTGGCCTTCGAGTATGACCGTCAGGACCGCTTGATCACCGAGCATCAGGGCTGGGGCACCCTGCGTTATGCCTACGATGCTTGCGGTCAGCTCAAACGCCTGCGCCTGCCAGACAACAGCAAGCTCGATTATCACTACGCCAAGGGCGGTGCGCTTTCAGCCATCGACCTCAACGGCACGCCGCTGACCCGGCATGTGTATCAGTCAGGTCGCGAACAGCAACGCCAGCAAGGTCTGTTGCTCAGCGAATATGCCTACGACGATCAGGGTCGCTTGCTCGCCCACGCCGTAGGCCACCGCCACGCCTCGCTGTACCGCCGCGATTATGCCTACAGCGCCAACGGCAATCTCGAGCACATCGCCGACAGTCGCCACGGCCAGCGCACCTACGGCTACGACGCCCTCGATCGGCTGATCCGCGTCCGCCACTCACGCGACGAACTGCCCGAATCCTTCGCCCACGACCCGGCCGGCAACCTGCTGATGCAGGACCGTCCCGGCCCCGCGCAGATCAAGGGCAATCGCCTGCTGATGCAGGGCGACCGTCATTACGACTACGACGCCTTCGGCAACCTGATCCGCGAACGCCGCGGCCACGGCCAGACCCTGGTCACCGAATACCGCTACGACTGCCAGCACCGCCTCATCGGCCTGACCCGCCCCGACGGCCAGACCGCCAGTTACCAGTACGACGCCTTCGGCCGGCGCATCCGCAAAACCGTCGGCGACGCCGTCACCGAATTCTTCTGGCAAGGCGAACACCTTGTCGCCGAAAGCAGCGCCACGCAATACCGCAGCTTCCTCTACGAACCCGGCACCTTCCGCCCACTGGCAATGCTCGACGGCAAAGGCCCGAAAAAAGCCTGCCCGTTCTACTACCAACTCGACCACCTCGGCACCCCGCAGGAACTCACCGACTACAGCGGCGAAATCGTCTGGTCCGCGCAATACGACGCCTACGGCAAAGTCGCCGCCGTCACCCTCGCCGGCGAAGACTACCTCGACCAGCCGCTGCGTTTTCAGGGGCAGTACTTCGATGTTGAAAGCGGCCTGCATTACAACCGCCATCGGTATTACGACCCGAGGCTTGGGCGGTATCTGACGCCGGACCCGGTGAAGCTCGCGGGTGGGTTGAATCAGTACCAGTACGTGCCGAACCCGACGGGGTGGGTGGATCCGTTGGGGTTGACGTCCAATTGCCCGCCAAAAGGCCGAAAAACGACCGACTGTCCAAAACCTAATGAAGTCGAGCCCCCGCTGGTTTCTCGGCGAGGCGCGTTCAGAAAGGCAAAACTTGACTCGGGAATACCAAAAGGGCAGCAGCCCGACATTCAAGTCGATGAGGTCAGCGGCAAGCAGAAGCAATTCACTTATGCCAACATGACAGATAGGAAAGGCAATAACATCTTGGACAGTCGCGGAATACCAATCATAACTAGAGAATATAAATACACCAGAGAGGATGGCTTTATATTGATCCTCCAAGATCATTCCGCGGGGCATAAATACGGGGATATAAATAACCGGGGAGATCAAGGCCCTCACATAAATGTGCGACCTGCGGATGACAGGCGGAATGGCAAGGTAAAAAACACAAGCGATCATTACCCTTTCAGGAGATCACGATGA
- a CDS encoding 3-oxoacyl-ACP reductase family protein — MTTQHLSGKVALIQGGSRGIGAAIVKRLAAEGAAVAFTYVSSAAKAEELQNSITGNGGKALAIKADSADASAIRHAVSATVEAFGRLDILVNNAGVLAIAPLEDFKLEDFDQTLAINVRSVFIASQEAAKHMGEGSRIINIGSTNADRMPFGGGGVYAMSKSALVGLTKGLARDLGPRGITINNVQPGPVDTDMNPAHGEFADSLIPLMAVGRYGTADEIASFVAYLAGPEAGYITGASLTIDGGFGA; from the coding sequence ATGACCACTCAACACCTCAGCGGCAAAGTCGCTCTGATTCAAGGCGGTTCGCGCGGCATCGGCGCGGCCATTGTCAAACGTCTGGCCGCCGAAGGCGCCGCCGTGGCTTTCACTTACGTCAGCTCCGCCGCAAAAGCCGAAGAACTGCAGAACAGCATCACAGGCAACGGCGGCAAGGCCTTGGCGATCAAGGCCGACAGCGCCGATGCCAGCGCGATTCGCCACGCCGTCAGCGCCACCGTCGAAGCGTTTGGCCGGCTGGACATCCTGGTCAACAACGCCGGCGTGCTGGCCATCGCGCCGCTGGAAGATTTCAAACTGGAAGACTTCGATCAGACCTTGGCCATCAACGTGCGCAGCGTGTTTATCGCTTCGCAGGAAGCGGCGAAGCACATGGGCGAAGGCTCACGGATCATCAACATCGGCAGCACCAACGCCGACCGCATGCCCTTCGGCGGTGGCGGCGTCTACGCGATGAGCAAATCGGCCCTGGTCGGCCTGACCAAAGGTCTGGCCCGCGACCTCGGCCCACGGGGCATCACCATCAATAACGTACAGCCTGGCCCGGTCGACACCGACATGAACCCGGCCCATGGCGAATTTGCCGATAGCCTGATCCCGTTGATGGCGGTGGGTCGTTACGGCACTGCCGATGAAATCGCCAGCTTCGTCGCCTACCTCGCCGGGCCGGAAGCCGGCTACATCACCGGTGCCAGCCTGACCATCGACGGTGGTTTCGGCGCCTGA
- a CDS encoding YbjQ family protein, with amino-acid sequence MIISTTHSVEGRQITAYLDIVSAESVQGVNVIRDMFAGMRDFFGGRSQTLERALKEARIQATDELKDRARALQADAVVGVDFEISMPAGKGGMVVVFVTGTAVKLR; translated from the coding sequence ATGATCATTTCCACCACCCATTCCGTCGAGGGGCGGCAGATCACGGCCTATCTGGACATTGTCAGCGCCGAATCTGTGCAAGGGGTCAACGTGATCCGCGACATGTTCGCCGGCATGCGCGACTTCTTTGGCGGGCGGTCGCAGACGTTGGAGCGGGCTCTCAAAGAAGCACGCATTCAGGCAACCGACGAGTTGAAGGATCGAGCGCGGGCACTGCAGGCTGACGCCGTGGTCGGCGTGGATTTTGAGATCAGCATGCCGGCAGGCAAGGGCGGTATGGTTGTGGTGTTTGTCACCGGAACGGCGGTGAAGCTCCGTTGA
- a CDS encoding bacteriocin, which translates to MRLTLPALVLGLLVAQGAMAAGDGTAALGGGLGGALGNVVGQKMGGSTGAVIGAGVAGAAGSAVAARKGSRTKAAIGGGVGAAGGSVIGNSLGGRNGATIGAGLGGAAGGAVGSNLGKGHKRH; encoded by the coding sequence ATGCGTTTAACACTGCCTGCTCTGGTTCTTGGCCTTCTGGTTGCTCAAGGTGCGATGGCTGCCGGTGATGGCACCGCGGCGCTTGGCGGTGGCCTGGGTGGCGCGCTGGGTAACGTGGTCGGGCAGAAAATGGGCGGCAGCACCGGCGCCGTAATTGGCGCTGGCGTCGCGGGCGCAGCGGGCAGCGCAGTCGCCGCACGCAAGGGCAGCCGTACCAAAGCGGCGATCGGCGGCGGTGTCGGTGCAGCCGGGGGTTCGGTGATCGGCAACAGCTTAGGCGGCCGCAACGGCGCCACCATCGGCGCGGGTCTGGGCGGTGCGGCAGGCGGCGCAGTCGGCAGCAACCTGGGCAAAGGTCACAAGCGCCACTGA
- a CDS encoding 1-acylglycerol-3-phosphate O-acyltransferase, producing the protein MLFVFRMLLMGLHFILAGVLGVILGLCRPFNPDNSRLCARLYALPAMCILRLQVKSEVNGLINKPDSCVIIANHQSNYDLFVFGNVVPRRTVCIGKKSLKWVPLFGQLFWLAGNVLIDRGNAHKARQSMLTTTHTLQNEDTSIWVFPEGTRNLGEDLLPFKKGAFQMAIAAGVPIVPVCVSSYVKHMRLNRWRSGDVLIRSLPAIPTVGLSMDDMPLLIERCREQMRECIESMDRQLQAA; encoded by the coding sequence ATGCTGTTCGTGTTTCGTATGTTGTTGATGGGCCTGCACTTTATTCTGGCCGGCGTGCTGGGCGTGATCCTTGGCTTGTGCCGCCCGTTCAACCCGGACAACAGCCGACTCTGCGCCCGCCTCTACGCCCTGCCGGCGATGTGTATTTTACGTTTGCAGGTGAAGTCCGAGGTCAACGGCCTGATCAACAAGCCTGACAGTTGCGTGATCATCGCCAACCACCAGTCCAACTACGATCTGTTCGTGTTCGGCAACGTCGTCCCGCGCCGCACCGTATGTATCGGCAAGAAAAGCCTGAAATGGGTACCGCTGTTTGGCCAGTTGTTCTGGCTGGCCGGCAATGTATTGATCGACCGTGGCAATGCGCACAAGGCGCGGCAGTCGATGCTGACGACCACTCACACTCTGCAAAACGAAGACACCTCGATCTGGGTATTTCCGGAAGGCACCCGCAACCTCGGTGAAGATTTGTTGCCCTTCAAGAAAGGCGCCTTCCAGATGGCAATTGCCGCCGGCGTGCCAATCGTTCCGGTGTGCGTGAGTAGCTACGTCAAGCACATGCGCCTGAATCGCTGGCGCAGCGGCGACGTTCTCATACGCTCCTTGCCGGCTATTCCTACAGTCGGATTGAGCATGGATGACATGCCGCTGCTCATCGAGCGATGCCGCGAGCAGATGCGTGAATGCATCGAGTCGATGGATCGGCAACTGCAAGCCGCGTGA
- a CDS encoding HAD-IA family hydrolase — MNAPLKTFGPIKAVIFDMDGLLLDTEGIYTEVTSLIAGRYGKTFDWSVKQNIIGRGANDLANYVVQALELPITPQEFLEIREPLMRERFPRAQAMPGAEALVRHLKAHNIPIAVGTSSSRQSFGQKTTLHRDWFALFDFIVTADDPEVGAAKPAPDIFLTAARRLGVAPKDCLVFEDSPFGVTAAKAAGMTAIAIPDAAMADEKYAHADGILRSLKDFRPSAFGLPTLELA, encoded by the coding sequence ATGAATGCACCGCTGAAGACGTTCGGCCCGATCAAGGCCGTGATTTTCGATATGGACGGTTTGCTGCTCGACACCGAGGGCATTTACACCGAGGTCACCTCGCTGATTGCCGGGCGCTACGGGAAAACCTTTGACTGGAGCGTCAAGCAGAACATCATTGGTCGCGGTGCCAATGACCTGGCCAATTACGTGGTGCAGGCGCTGGAGCTACCGATCACCCCACAAGAGTTTCTTGAGATTCGCGAGCCGCTGATGCGCGAGCGTTTCCCCAGGGCGCAGGCGATGCCGGGGGCCGAGGCGCTGGTGCGTCACCTCAAGGCGCATAACATTCCGATTGCGGTCGGCACCAGTTCGTCGCGCCAGTCGTTCGGCCAGAAAACCACCTTGCACCGTGACTGGTTCGCGCTGTTCGATTTCATTGTCACGGCGGACGATCCGGAAGTCGGCGCGGCCAAACCGGCGCCGGACATCTTCCTCACCGCCGCCCGGCGGCTGGGCGTTGCGCCCAAGGATTGTCTGGTGTTTGAGGATTCGCCGTTCGGCGTCACTGCGGCGAAAGCAGCAGGCATGACCGCGATTGCCATCCCTGACGCCGCGATGGCCGATGAGAAGTATGCCCACGCCGACGGCATTCTTCGCTCGCTGAAAGACTTCAGGCCAAGCGCTTTTGGTCTGCCGACGCTGGAACTGGCCTGA